In one window of Camelina sativa cultivar DH55 chromosome 15, Cs, whole genome shotgun sequence DNA:
- the LOC104744760 gene encoding uncharacterized protein LOC104744760 produces MSKRNVCYIVSVIIFILLALSMIGLILAQTVFKPKHPILQTVSSTVEGVSTNLLPPDQIQVNFTLTLEMLLTNPNVADVTYKTVENLVYYRDTLVGNLSLPSSTLPAKGSVMLACPLVLQIDKFVVNLGDIAQDILHGKIVMETKARMPGEITLLGIFKTHMDSLSHCNLVLGFPSMKVLEQVCDLKTKL; encoded by the coding sequence ATGTCGAAACGAAACGTTTGCTACATAGTTTCCGTAATCATATTCATCCTCTTAGCTCTCTCCATGATTGGTTTGATCCTAGCGCAAACCGTGTTCAAGCCAAAACATCCGATATTACAAACCGTGTCTTCAACCGTCGAAGGCGTATCCACAAATCTATTGCCACCAGATCAGATCCAGGTGAACTTCACTCTCACACTCGAGATGCTGCTCACGAACCCTAACGTTGCGGATGTCACGTACAAGACGGTGGAAAACTTGGTTTATTACAGGGATACGCTGGTGGGAAATCTCTCTCTACCTTCAAGCACGTTACCAGCGAAAGGCTCAGTGATGTTGGCATGTCCTCTAGTTCTTCAGATCGATAAATTTGTCGTCAACTTGGGGGATATCGCGCAAGATATATTGCATGGGAAAATAGTGATGGAGACAAAAGCAAGAATGCCAGGAGAGATCACGTTGTTGGGAATCTTTAAAACACATATGGATTCATTATCGCATTGCAACCTTGTTCTTGGGTTTCCTTCAATGAAAGTGTTGGAACAAGTTTGTGATCTCAAAACTAAGCTGTAA